ACATTAACGAAGGAGTGATTTTGAATGACTTGGGGATTTAAAAATCGATTAAATACAATTTTACCTGATGGTAGAGCGGTTATGTTAGCGATAGATCACGGCTACTTTTTAGGACCAATTCACGGGCTTGAACAACCACTTGAAACAGTTAAAAACTTGCTTCCTTACACAGATTCCCTCTTTTTAACGCGAGGTGTACTTAACTCCTGCATTCCTGAAAACTGCAGCACACCGATGGTTATGCGTGTATCAGGCGGAGCTACTGTCGTCGGTAAAGACTTAGCGAATGAAACAATTGTTACCCCTGTAAAAGAAGCAGTAAAACAAAATGCAATTGGCGTCGGTGTATCTGTTTTCGTCGGATCAGACTATGAAACACAAACAGTTACAAATCTCGCAAATGTAGTTTCAGAAGCTCACGATTATGGTCTGCCAGTACTCGGCATAACCGCTGTTGCAAAAGAACTGCAAAAACGTGAAGCTCGCTTTTTAGCACTTGCTTCCCGTGTATGCGTTGAAATGGGTGCTGACATTATTAAAACGTATTACTGCGAAGGATTCGAAAAAATTACAAGCACATGTCCTGCCCCAGTCGTCATTGCTGGTGGACCAAAACTAGATTCAATTGAAGACGCATTAAACATTACGTACAACGCACTGCAAGAAGGTGCAATCGGCGTAGATATGGGCCGCAACATATGGCAATCCGAACATCCAGCTGCGATGATTCAAGCGATACATGGTATTGTGAAAAATGGATTGAATGTGAAAGAGGCGTTGGAATTATATAATGATGTGAAAAATTAAGGTGAGAGATAGACTATTACACTTAAATAAATAAAAAATCAATATTTACTATAAGGAAAAGCCCATACATAACATATGGGCTTTCTTTGACATTTCTTATTATTTCAAATTTGGCCAGGTCCCTACAAATCGCGCACATTCCAAACAATCTCACCGCGTTCGCCAAACGTACTATGATGCCGCTTAAATCCTATCTTCTCTAACACCCGAAAAGACGCAGTATTCCAAGCGCCTACAGTAGACCATAGTCTTTTTCGCCCCGTAGCAATCGCAGCCTCCAATACCGCTGATGCTGCCTCTGTCGCATAACCCATGCGATGAGCACTACGGAACAACTCGTATGCAATCTCCGGCTCTTCAAGCGTGGAACGACCGATAATTAAGCCACAGTAACCGATGAAATCTCCTTCGTCTCGTCTACGAATAGTGAGAAGAGAAATGCCATTTTCAACTGCTATCTTGCGCTTCTCAATAAGATCGTTACGAACAGATTCAACGGTTGGCATTTCCACTCCACGTTCACCAATTAGTTCTCTAAGCCAGACTGCATCGGATTCCTCCCACATATTCAGGTCGAGTCGTTCCGTTCTTAGCTGGAACGCCATATCTTTAAATACAGATGTCATAGCGATAACCTCCTATTTATATCACTGTACTACTTATAATCGTTTCGTACTGTACCATATGGGCAACCTGCTTGATTCTCTAGATTTTCTTGCATTAAGATACATTATTGTTATTTTATACATAATTAATTTCTCTGCAAAATAGACCTTGTTATGAAACTTCATTTTAAAAAATTGACTAGATTACGATCTTTTAGTTGCTACTTATACAGTATATGAAATTTATATCAACGATTTTCCAAATATATCAATCGTAACTTGAATTATATCAACGATTTTCTCAACATATCGACGATTCGACACAACATATCGATTTACCGACAATATTAGACAATATTATTTATGAAGCACCCACTCAATTAACTCAATTGCTGCTTTAATACGGTCCTTCGTATTACCTAAAAATAGTTTATTAAGTAACGCATCTAAATGAATTGGCTTATTCGGCAACGTTTGAATATACCTTAAAACAGATCCCGCTGGCGGTACTGGCTTATTGTTAATAGCCCATATCCCTTCTAACAATGTCCAAGTTGAAGTTTGAACTATGTATGAAGCCTTTAACTCATCATTTGCTTTCAAAGCAGATTGAATTTTAATTAACGAACTCTGTAACCAATGAGAAATGCCTTTCACTTTATCGCTAGAAACACGATAGTTTTCAAATTCAGATATAGCTATTCCCTTTAATTTTTTTAAGTCACCACTTTTATCAAATAAAATTTCACCTTCTAAAAATGAATATAGTTCCATCGGATTGTTTTTAAAGTTTACTAATATTTGATTAACATCTGCACACTTATATTCAACCAAAATGCCTTCTCTCGTTTCAGAATGAAATTTCTTCTTTTGTCCTTCTTCTAAAAGAATATAAAAATCTAAATCCGAATCAGGATATGCGTCACCTCTTGCGACAGATCCGATAAGCATGAATCCATTTACCTTTTCCGTACACAAGGTTTCCGCTACTATTGTTTGCACTAATTTTTTATGTTGTTTATGTTTAAATATTTGTGCTTCTAACATTTGTAACCTCCACACACATTATTAAGGAGTTATTCGTTACCTATATATTTTACTTCTCTTATATCTTTCATCTTCTACATACTTATTCAACAATTTTCAGTTCATATATAATTACATCTTCACTGCTTTTTGTTTTATCTTGAATCGTTACAATGTCTCCAGCTTTTATTTTCGAAGCGTTCACTACTTTTACCATCTCTGGCGGAACATATCCTCCATTGTTCTCTTTATTTAGCGGAAACCACTTTACCGATTTACTAGTTGCTTCTAAAATTTTATATTTAATTGTACCATCATATTTTATTTCACCAACAAGATCTTTCACTAATGTAGGTGTATATTTACCCTCTTCTTTTTCCAAAGAGATATGATCACCTATATCTAGGATACCATTTCTTTTAGGCGCCTTCCATTTTGTTGAGTTTAAATCATTTAAACTTACTTTCACACTGTCTTCTTTATTTGAGCTAGCATCTTTTAGAAATATATCATTATGTTTCTTATCAATAATGATATATTCCTTCTGCTCTACTATGTTTGCACTGCTTTCACGTTTTTCTTCCTTATTCTTAGATACTTCTTCTTTCACATTATTATTACACGCTGATAATAATATCGTTGCTAAAGCTGTCATTAGTAATATTCTTTTCACTTCATTTACCCCCATTTACAAATAAACATTTATCACATCCATATTTTACTATAAATCAAAAAAGAGGATATTTGTTTCTTAATAAACAAATATCCTCTACCTTTATATATATTACGACTGTTGATAAGCCGCTTTCGATGATTTCACATAATAAACTGCGTGATCCACATTAATAATATGATCTGGCTTTGGTTTACCACGGCTCGCTCTATGTCCAGCTAAATGTTCTTCACTTGTTTCCCAGTTTTTCCATGCTTCTTCAGATTCCCAGCGAATCATAACGACTACTTCTTCGTCGCCGCGTCTTACTTTTTTCACAAGAACACTCAAGTCGATAAAGCCTTCAAATTTTTCAATAATACCTTCTCCAGTAAAACGTTCTACAACTATATTTGATGTACCTTCTTTTACTGTAAATGTTTTCGTTTCGATAAACATATATCCCACTCCCTCTTTGTAATACGAATACTACTATTCTTCTATTATAGTTGATTATGATAATTATTTTCAATTATAAAGTTTAAATTTTTTGAATCAAGCTGTTTTCTCTTCTATCGCCTCATCTAAAAACTTGAAATACGGAAGTAACATTCCTATTAAAGAGGTGACACATATAATTGCACCGATGATTAAATATAGCGCTCTTACTCCCCACATTTCACTCAATATTCCCCCTACTAATACACCTGACGGCATAGCGGATCGTATGAAAAATAATCGCACTGAAAATACTTGTCCTATCATATTGTTTTGGACTGATTGCTGGCATATCGTTGTGTTATGAACATTGAAAAATGCAATACAAATCCCTGCTATTACTTCAACTATTATTGCAATGATAATACTATGATTGAACCCTAGCGAAATGTATGTGAGCCCCCCTATAAACAATCCTCCAAGCATAAGTATACGCCGACTTTTATATGTTACTTTTCCGACTAGTATAGATCCAACTACATAGCCAAGTGGGAATCCGGCCATAAAATAACCAAATTCCGCATATCCCGCTGACAGCTCCCCCTTTATATAAGGAAGGTTTGTGACCATTGTTACTCCTGCTCCAAATTGTACGAAAGTAAGAAATATACCGAGCCAAACGATGATTGGTTTTGTGAAAAAATATGTAAAACCGTGAAGAAACTGTTCTAGCCACGTTTTCCGAATAGGTTGCGACGCTCTATTTTCTTTTATATAAAGTAAGAAAGTGCCACTAACAAATAAACAAATGCATACGAAAGATAACGCAAGTTCTGTGCCAATGAAATGAATGACTACTCCGCCTAATACTGGCGCAAGAAACATCATAAGACGAGTCATTCCATCAATGTACGCATTTGCATCTTGAAGTTGTTCTTTCCTTACAATGCTCGGTGTAATTGCTTGACTTGCAGGTGTATAAAGTGGTGTAATAAGTCCTACTACAATCTGAACAACATAAATGTGCCAAACTTCTAAACTACCGGAAACTAACATTATCAAAGGTAATAAGAATACGGACGCTCGTATCCATTGTGAAAAAATCATAATCCACTTCCGACTCCATTTATCAATAAATGGGCCACTGATTAATTGCAGTATGAGTGATGGGATGAAATATAATAGCCACATACTACTTAAAGCCATTTCCGATCCTGTTAACTCATATACTAGAATTGAATTACATAACGTTCCGAAACCCCCTCCTAATTCTGAGATTGCACTACCAATCCACATAAAAAAGAACGAACGATTTTTCAATACATTTTTCAATTTCATACACCAACTTTTCTTTTATATTCCTCCCTTTATGTACATTCTCGTTGTTAATTATCTATTCAAAAACATATCTAATTCTTTCGCTAAAGACTGTACTGCTTTTTTCCTCAATACATACTTTCCGTCATGTATATCAACCAACTTCGCTGCACGTAACAATTTCAAATGATGGTGTACAGTCGATTTACCAAGTTGCAATCTTTCTGTAATTTCCTGCAATGTTCGTTCTTTTTCGAACAACATTTTTACAATACGTAACCTCGCTTCATCTCCAAGAGCTTTATGTTTTTGAACTAAAAAATAGTTCGGTTCATATGGATCTTCAGGATGGATACTTTCGTTTGCAACTGGATAATGAAATACTTTCGTATCTTCAACATCCGCCTCAATATTCCACGGTCTGTACGTTATTTGCGGGATAAGAAGCACGTGATGAACACTTGGTTCTGGCATATAATGAACGCCACCTGTAGCCCACTCGACAAACTCTTCTGGTTTCATCTTTTTATTCATTTCAACCTTTGCTTCATAATCTCGTTTTAATATAGAAAGTATTTCTTCTTCCTCTTTCTGAATAACGCTCTCATACCAACCTGTCATAACAGCAATTAAATGGGCTTTCAGCACTTGTACATCAACATCGCATATAAAACGAATATAAGTAGAGAAAAACTGATGATCTTTTGTCAGTTCCATTAGTTCATGTATTGCAGTTACATCTGTACTTGCGGCTAAACGTCTTTTCTCCTCATACTTCTCCCCTAAAAACGGTAAACATATATACTTCAAATCTTCTTCTGAAAGTGAATCGATTGTAGTATGAAACTGCGATACATCGTGAAAATCTTCTTCATACAACAACTGAAGCAATGCTTTCCACGTATTATGTTCTTCGACAAATTGTAAGTGCTCTCTCATTTCTTCTGTTAATGATTTCTTAATTTCTTCCCATTCATTTTGACTCTTTTCAAGAGTATCAATTAACCGCTTATGAGTAATCGCAGCAATGCCAAGAGCGCATTCGAAAAGTATCGAATATTTTACTTGAACGTTATAAGTTTCCCTCTTTCTACTCGTTATGTGATAGACCTCCATTTTATCCCCTCCTTGTTTGCTATATATTAAATTCTATTTTTATCGAATTTTACCTTCTATATTTTTAGAATTATTTTACGAATTCAAAAAGCTCTAATCAATGAGCAAATAGAGAAAAGTTTATACACTTTTTCATTCTGACTCAATGAAAACCTTGATTATTAAAAATGAAGTTGTTTCATGGCTCTGTTATACGTTGCATTTCCTTCTCTTGTTCAGTTATTGAGAAGGTTTATTGAAGAGAAAAGAGAATTTTTTATTAAGAGAAATGAACAGGAGGCTATACGAATGGGAAGAAAAGAAATGTTGCAAAATGGAGTCCAACAAGTTTTTTACGAAGAAAAATGGTACCCACCAATATCAGAAGCGTTAAAGAATCTTACAGCTGAACAAGCATGTTGGCAACCAGAAGGTGCTGCCAGTAATACGATTTGGGAAAATGTGAACCATTTATTAATCTTTAAAGAGCGCTTACTTTCCCGCATTCATGAAGATGATACATTTGTTGCTCCACAAAATAATGATGATACGTTTAGCCAAGGTGGACCTAATGATGATGATGCTTGGCAGCAAACAGTGAAACGAACGCTTCAAGTACATGATGCCTTACAATCTTCATTAACATCCTTTCAAGAAGCAGAACTAGACCAACCAAAGCCTTCTCTACCAATTTGGCAACAATATATGAATATCCTTTTGCACGATGCTTATCATACAGGACAAATTATACAACTTCGAAAACTCCAAGGTTCATGGCCAACTCACCGTTCTTATTTATAAGCGATGTTTACATTTGCTTACGTTTAACCTGCAACAAAACAATTGAAAATAGCTACTTGTTTTGTAATTACTTCGATGGCTCAAATTAAAATACATGAATCCTTAACATCATTCACATGCTTCATAACTTCTGATCATAATCCAAATTTGGAAGAATAGAGGCTTTTTTATATACAAATAATAAGCCTCAAGGAGTTGTTGACATGTATTTCATATTGAATATGTTAGGGATTTTCGTTGTCATATTAATTGTTTACTTATGTTCGCCTAATAAAAAACATATAAAATGGAGACCAATTGTAATTCTCATCATATTAGAGCTTTTTATTACGTGGTTTATGTTAGGCACAAAGCTAGGCAGTATTATCATTAATAAAATTGCTTCATTTTTCAGTTGGCTACTGGCATGTGCGAATGAAGGAATTCGATTTGCATTTCCTTCTGCTATGGAAAATCAGACAATTGATTTCTTCTTTAGCGCATTACTACCTATCATTTTTGTTATCACGTTCTTTGATATTCTTTCTTACTTTGGAATCTTAACTTGGATTATTGATAAAGTAGGTGCAGTTATTTCAAAGATTTCTCGTTTACCAAAGTTAGAAAGTTTCTTTTCGATTCAAATGATGTTTTTAGGAAACACTGAAGCACTTGCGGTTGTTCGTGATCAATTATCTGTTTTAAAAGAAAACCGTTTGCTGACTTTTGGAATTATGAGTATGAGTAGCGTCAGCGGTTCCATTCTTGGTGCTTATTTATCAATGGTTCCAGCAACATATATTTTCAGCGCAATCCCATTAAATTGTATTAACGCATTAATTTTAGCCAATGTATTAAATCCTGTGGAAGTTTCGAAAGAAGAAGATGTTGTTTACACACCTTCCAAACATGAAAAAAAGGATTTCTTTTCTACTATTTCAAACAGCATGTTAGTCGGGATGAATATGGTTATCGTTATTTTAGCTATGGTAATTGGTTATGTAGCTTTAACTGCATGTTTAAATGGGATTTTAGGATTTTTTGTAACGGGGTTAACAATTCAAAAAATCTTCTCCATTATCTTTAGTCCTTTCGCTTTTTTACTCGGTTTATCGGGCAGTGATGCTATGTATGTAGCTGAATTAATGGGGATCAAAATAACGACGAATGAATTTGTTGCAATGATGGATTTAAAATCAAACTTAAAGTCTTTACAACCGCATACGGTTGCGGTTGCCACAACATTTCTAGCTTCTTTTGCTAACTTTAGTACAGTAGGTATGATTTATGGAACTTACAATTCATTATTTGGCGGCGAAAAATCATCAGTCATCGGTAAAAATGTTTGGAAGCTTCTTGTGAGCGGAATGGCTGTTTCCTTATTAAGCGCTATGCTTGTTGGGCTTTTTGTATGGTAAATAATTTTTAAAATAAAAGACACCCAAACGAATTGAGTGTCTTTTATTTTTATTTTCGAATTTGTCCATTTCCACGAATGACGTATTTTGTAGAAGTTAATGCAGGAAGCCCCATTGGTCCTCTTACGTGTAGCTTTTGTGTACTGATACCAATTTCTGCTCCAGATCCGAATTCAGATCCATCAGTAAAACGAGTTGATGCATTATGATACAGTGCAGCCGCATCAACAGATACGAAAAATTTGCTGACTTTTTCCTCGTTTTCTGAAATAATCGCTTCAGAATGCATAGATCCATACGTATTTATGTGATGAATCGCTTCTTCTATAGAAGAAACTAATTTAACTGCTGGCGTGAGAGATAAAAATTCTGTCCCCCAGTCTTCTTCTGAAGCAAGTACAATTGTTGAATCCATTGCCAATGCTTTTTGATCACCACGTAGCTCCACGCCTCTTTTCTTCAAAGAAGAAAACAACTCGCTACCATATTGCTCTGCCCACTTCTCATGAAGTACAATCGTTTCAATTGCATTACATACAGATGGACGCTGCGTTTTTGCATTTATAATATCAAATGCCATTTGTTTATCCGCTGTTTCATCAATGAAAACATGACAATTTCCCGCACCTGTTTCAAGTACTGGGACAGACGCTTCCCTCACAACAGTATCGATTAATTGCTTGCCACCTCTTGGAATAAGAACGTCTAGATAATCATTCATTGTAAACAACTGCTTTGCGCTATCTCGCGTTGTATCTTCTATAAGCTGTACACTTTCTTGAGGTAAGCTTGTTTGTTTGAGCGCTCTGTGAATAACGGCAACGATGGCTTTATTAGAATGAATAGCAGAAGAACTACCACGTAATATGACTGCGTTTCCTGTCTTCAAACAAATTGTAGCAGCATCCACTGTTACATTCGGTCTTGCCTCGTAAATCATCCCAACAACACCAAGTGGTACGCGCATTTCCTGAATAGATAGTCCATTTGGCCTTTCCCATGCACTTACACATTCTCCTACAGGATCACGTAATTCAATTAGCTGCTTAATCCCTTCTGTCATATCAACAATACGCTGTTCATTCAGCATAAGGCGATCAAGGAGAGAATCAGAAAACCCTTTTGCCTTACCTTCTTCAATATCCTTCTTATTTTCTTCTAAAATATAAGCTGTTTCTAATATTAACTGATCAGCTATTGCGGAAAGTGCTTCGTTTTTTTGCTCTGTAGATTTAAGCACTAGCTCTCTAGCGATCTCTTTCGCCTTCTTTCCCTTTGCTAACACTTCATTCATTTTTATTTCCTCCTTTTTGATCCATCTTCTTAAAATGAAACCCAATAATCTCTATGAATGACTTCATAATTATGTCTTTCGCCTCTTGCTTGAATCTGTTGGCTTTGCATACCTTTTACATCCCTTAGCTCCTCTGCACTATATGTGCATTGTCCTTTTCCAATCACGCGTCCTTGTTGCGTCATTACTTCTACGACTTCGCCCACTTGGAAAAACCCTGAAACATTTGTAACACCAGCAGGAAGAAGACTCTTGCCATGCTGAATGATAGCTGTAGCTGCTCCGGCGTCTATTTCAATTTGTCCGCTAACAACCGAATGCAAAGCGATCCATTGCTTATTTATCTTCATTTCTTTTTGAGGGGCATTTCCGACATACGTTCCATCACCTTTCCCCTTCAAAACATCTACAAATTTCTCTTGTCCACGTCCTGTTCCGATAAATACACTGACACCAAGAGAGAGTGCTGTCTTTGCAGCATCGACTTTTGATTTCATTCCGCCAGTCCCAAGTTTGGAGCCAGCATCTCCTGCAAGAGAAGCGATTTCTTCTGTAACTTCAGGAAGGAAATAATATTTTTTCGCATCCTCATTTTTCTGAGGATTTTTATCATATAAACCGTTCACATCTGTAAAAATCATCAGCATATCCGCCGAAACAAGTCCGCTTACTAAAGCTGACAGCATATCATTATCACCGAACGTTAGCTCCTCTAAAGAAATGGAATCATTTTCATTAATGATTGGAAGAGCAGAACGGTTTAGTAACTCTCCTAAAGTCGCGTAAGCGTTACTATATTGTTCTTTTCTAGAAAAATCACTTCTAGTCAGCAATAGTTGCGCAGTAACGATACCGTATTTACGAAATTCCTCCGTGTACGCCTGCATTAACAAACTTTGTCCGACAGCCGCAGCTGCCTGTTTTCCTTTAATTGTTACAGGTCTACTAGGGTACCCTAGAGCTGAAAAACCTGCTGCGACGGCCCCAGATGTAATTAACAACACTTCATGCCCTTCCTCTTTCAATCGAGCTAATGCCGCAACATGATCTGAAAGTTGTTCTTTAGAAATGCCTTCGTGACTATCCGCCAAAGAACTGCTCCCAATCTTTACAACAATTCGTTGTTTTTTCACTTTTATATCCCCCAAGTCTAAAATCAAAGTTTTTTTATACATTACACTTTTATTCATACAGCTTGCAGCGATTTCTATTTTTATCAGTGCTGCACCTAGTCTATTTAAGAGCAAAATAAAAATGACCGCTTCGCCCTTCATAAAATAAAAAGGACGAAACGGTCATTGTTCCGCGGTACCACCTTAATTGATATACATAGATATCCACTTGGTGCCTATAACGCAGGCGAACGCCTAAACTTTCATTTAAGACTCAGGGATAGGTTCGATATATTCTATACGAGGAATCTTTCAGCCGGTGAATTCCACTCTCTTTCGCAAGAAGACATATGTACTATTTCCCTTCAACGATTTTCGGTTTAATTTTTTTATATTATGCGATATAGTTCGATTTGGTGTCAAGAAGTATTTTTAAAAATAAATAGAGGAGCAAGTTACTTGCATGAAAAGATTGCTCTACTGAATGAAAATACAAATTGATATAACTACAACTCATATTTATAAATATAATACCTTACATTATAGTGTATATATTTACAGAATGTCGAATATAATTGATTTTTTATCTTTTGGTGTTGCAAAAAGGAAAATATTCTCTTAGAATGTTTCTTTATATTGCATGGAGATGTTATTGTTATTTTAAGATAACAATTTCAAAATGATATAATTTATTAAAAAAGGAGCAAGATTGAGTTATTATGGATAAACAAATTGGATTCATCGGATGCGGAAATATGGGGATGGCTATAATTGGCGGGATGCTAAATAAAAAGATAGTGTCTTCAAATAAAATCATGTGTTCAGATTTAAACACGACGAATTTAGAAAATGCTAGTGAAAAGTACGGAATATCTATAACTACTGACAACAATGAAGTCGCTAAAAATGCTGATATTTTAATTTTATCAATTAAACCAGACTTATACGCATCAGTAATTAACGAAATTAAAGAAGAGATCAAAAGCGATGTTATTGTCGTAACGATCGCTGCTGGAAAAAGTGTCAAAAGTACAGAGGATTCTTTTGATACAAAATTAAAAGTTGTACGAGTAATGCCTAATACCCCTGCCCTTGTTGGTGAAGGCATGTCTGCATTATGCCCGAATGAAATGGTGACAGAAAAAGATTTAGAAGATGTGCTAAACATTTTCAATAGCTTTGGTCAATCAGAGATTGTAAGTGAAAAATTAATGGACGTTGTAACATCTGTAAGTGGTTCTTCACCAGCATACGTATATATGATTATAGAAGCGATGGCAGATGCTGCTGTACTAGATGGTATGCCAAGAAATCAAGCATATAAATTCGCAGCTCAAGCTGTGTTAGGCTCTGCAAAAATGGTACTAGAAACAGGAATACATCCTGGTGAATTAAAAGATATGGTTTGTTCTCCTGGCGGAACAACGATAGAAGCTGTAGCTACATTAGAGGAAAAAGGCTTACGAACAGCCATCATTTCAGCTATGCAACGTTGTACACAAAAGTCTGTCGAACTATCTGGTCAAACGAAAAAGTAAAACGATATAAGTAATCGCGTTAACTATGAATTTAATTAGAAACGCACTACAGGATAAAAGGCTAAACTCGAATATACTTGAGTTTAGCCTTTTTCATTTTAATTATATTAAAATAATTCCACTTATTCCTTCCCTACTATACTTGTGTAATTTTATTAGAAACAAGTAATTTTTCAATGCAAATCGGTAACATATCTAATAGCGTTTCAAATGCGTAATTTACATCTAGACGTTCT
This genomic window from Bacillus anthracis str. Vollum contains:
- the proC gene encoding pyrroline-5-carboxylate reductase — its product is MDKQIGFIGCGNMGMAIIGGMLNKKIVSSNKIMCSDLNTTNLENASEKYGISITTDNNEVAKNADILILSIKPDLYASVINEIKEEIKSDVIVVTIAAGKSVKSTEDSFDTKLKVVRVMPNTPALVGEGMSALCPNEMVTEKDLEDVLNIFNSFGQSEIVSEKLMDVVTSVSGSSPAYVYMIIEAMADAAVLDGMPRNQAYKFAAQAVLGSAKMVLETGIHPGELKDMVCSPGGTTIEAVATLEEKGLRTAIISAMQRCTQKSVELSGQTKK